The Deinococcus sp. KNUC1210 nucleotide sequence ACCAGGGTGGACAGTTTGGGCGCGGCAGACGGGGGCGAGGACTTGGGTGCGCTCATGCCCAGCAGGATAGCGTGCCCTGCTGGGGGCAAAGGCAACCGTTCTCGCCAGAACGGAGAAGAGGAGTGGGGGTACCGACAGGGCCGCAGCCCGCTACACTGAGCCATGCCCCCACTCTCCGAGAAGCTGACCGATTCGCTGGGCGTCGCGGGAGCCAGTGACGTGACGCTCCGAGCACTGTTGACCCGCCTGGAGGGTTCCGACCTGAAGGGCGCACGCCTGATTCTGCTGACCGACCGGCAGGGCGAACGCTGGCGGGCACGGTACGCCGCGCTGGTGCAGGTCGGGGGCGAGCACGTCCTGACGGCTCCGGCCTTTGGG carries:
- a CDS encoding DUF3197 domain-containing protein, producing MPPLSEKLTDSLGVAGASDVTLRALLTRLEGSDLKGARLILLTDRQGERWRARYAALVQVGGEHVLTAPAFGPHFGPAGVAALHSLVHWAEAADVPLRETVLSASDFGRVLEEPQAEDLARLVAASSPSDAGIYLTAKNVQAGL